The Lysobacter enzymogenes genome window below encodes:
- a CDS encoding TlpA family protein disulfide reductase, translated as MRSSRNKASRLHAGLAGLALAFACAGAGAAQAQAPAGAGAQPPRSAAAAPQLGELAPDFLGLDRAGRPVKVSDYRGKPVVVSFWAGWCAPCRRELPMLSTLLKSVGREHLQVIAVNLNEPKRDYEDFLRLNPSLELNFVHDAGSAARYYGVRSVPNLFVVDRDGRLVQIHRGYTPEKIEQFVRELAPLLPPQALRKPGG; from the coding sequence GTGCGTTCGTCGAGAAATAAGGCCTCGCGCCTGCACGCGGGCCTGGCCGGGCTCGCGCTGGCGTTCGCCTGCGCGGGCGCGGGCGCGGCGCAGGCGCAGGCGCCCGCGGGCGCGGGCGCGCAACCGCCGCGCTCCGCCGCCGCCGCGCCGCAACTCGGCGAGCTCGCGCCCGATTTCCTTGGGCTCGACCGCGCCGGCCGGCCGGTCAAGGTCAGCGACTATCGCGGCAAGCCGGTCGTCGTCAGCTTCTGGGCCGGCTGGTGCGCGCCGTGCCGGCGCGAGCTGCCGATGCTGTCGACCCTGCTCAAGTCGGTCGGCCGCGAACACTTGCAGGTGATCGCGGTCAATCTCAACGAACCCAAGCGCGACTACGAAGACTTCCTGCGTCTGAATCCCTCGCTGGAGCTGAACTTCGTCCACGACGCCGGCAGCGCCGCGCGCTACTACGGCGTGCGCAGCGTGCCCAACCTGTTCGTGGTCGACCGCGACGGCCGGCTGGTGCAGATCCATCGCGGCTATACGCCGGAAAAGATCGAGCAGTTCGTGCGCGAGCTGGCGCCGCTGCTGCCGCCGCAGGCCTTGCGCAAGCCCGGCGGCTGA
- a CDS encoding LytTR family DNA-binding domain-containing protein: MNAEAPTSLAPAPPAVAPVVPPAASAAAVPRSVWDRYQPWRRPVEIASWVAIFAVNAAAGTLTSIIDIHRYGLDIPDWAPLVWETSSCATALALVPALVWFTRAVPFRFDRWRRALALHLLASVVWSVLHVAGMVAIRQAVYAGLGERYELGAWGINLVYEYLKDVRSYGYMVLWIEGYRLLLRRWQGEASVLATPDDLPAPAQPERPERFLVRKLGKEFLVAANEVEWLQASSNYVNLRVRGRDYPLRSTMAAIEVQLDPARFARVHRSYIVNLDCVGEIEPLDSGDARITMRDGSQVPCSRRYRAALRQERRAG; the protein is encoded by the coding sequence ATGAACGCCGAAGCTCCCACCTCTCTCGCGCCCGCGCCGCCCGCGGTCGCGCCTGTCGTTCCTCCGGCCGCATCGGCCGCCGCCGTCCCGCGCAGCGTCTGGGACCGCTACCAGCCCTGGCGCCGTCCGGTCGAGATCGCGAGCTGGGTGGCGATCTTCGCCGTCAACGCCGCCGCCGGCACCCTGACCTCGATCATCGACATCCACCGCTACGGCCTCGACATCCCCGACTGGGCGCCGCTGGTGTGGGAGACCAGCAGCTGCGCGACCGCGCTGGCGCTGGTGCCGGCGCTGGTCTGGTTCACCCGCGCGGTGCCGTTCCGCTTCGACCGCTGGCGCCGGGCGCTGGCCCTGCACCTGCTCGCCAGCGTGGTCTGGTCGGTGCTGCACGTGGCCGGCATGGTCGCGATCCGGCAGGCGGTCTACGCCGGCCTCGGCGAGCGCTACGAACTCGGCGCCTGGGGCATCAACCTGGTCTACGAGTACCTCAAGGACGTACGCAGCTACGGCTACATGGTGCTGTGGATCGAAGGCTACCGGCTGCTGCTGCGGCGCTGGCAGGGCGAGGCCAGCGTGCTGGCGACGCCGGACGATCTGCCCGCGCCGGCCCAGCCCGAGCGCCCGGAGCGCTTCCTGGTGCGCAAGCTCGGCAAGGAATTCCTGGTCGCGGCCAACGAAGTGGAATGGCTGCAGGCCTCGTCGAACTACGTCAACCTGCGCGTGCGCGGCCGCGACTACCCGCTGCGCAGCACCATGGCGGCGATCGAGGTCCAGCTCGACCCGGCCCGGTTCGCGCGCGTGCACCGCAGCTACATCGTCAACCTGGACTGCGTCGGCGAGATCGAACCGCTCGACAGCGGCGATGCGCGCATCACCATGCGCGACGGCAGCCAGGTGCCGTGCAGCCGGCGCTATCGCGCGGCGTTGCGGCAGGAGCGGCGGGCGGGCTAG
- a CDS encoding Tex family protein, translating into MQDQNAQSAQIARKIALVIAGEIAAQPAQVQAAVGLLDEGATVPFIARYRKEVTGGLDDIQLRDLESRLRYLRELEDRRAAVLESIAEQGKLSDELRADIEAADSKARLEDLYLPYKPKRRTKAQIAREAGLEPLADALLADPTLKPEDYAAAFVSEEKQVADVKAALDGARAILMERWAEDATLVGGLRTWLSEVGVIRARVAEGKENEGAKYRDYFDHAESLAKIPSHRLLALFRARREEILFLDLDPGSDAEAGHQQGEGRVAVNAGIRDQGRPADRWLLDCCRLTWRAKLHLHLLLDLFGQAREKAEAEAIEVFGDNLKDLMLAAPAGPRAVLGLDPGLRTGVKVAVVDATGKFVAHDTIYPHEPRKQWDQSLHTLRALCVKHGVELIAIGNGTASRETDKLAGDLIKLMAEAKLTKAVVSEAGASVYSASEFASKEFPDLDVSIRGAVSIARRLQDPLAELVKIEPKAIGVGQYQHDVDQYRLARALDARVEDCVNAVGVLVNTASAPLLARVSGLSSTVAENIVRHRDENGPFKTRKELLKVPRLGEKTFEQCAGFLRIVDGDEPLDASAVHPEAYPVVERIVKQCGREVKQLLSDPQFVRSLKPEPYTDEKFGVPTVRDILKEMEKPGRDPRPEFKAAKFADGVEDLKDLQVGMILEGVISNVAAFGAFVDIGVHQDGLIHISALSDKYVKDPRDVVKAGDVVKVRVLEVDIPRKRIALTRRLDDAVPAPRAPGERGGGNEPRNNDRGGPRGGGRRDQPQQRGGSFSPPGKGAAPLGGALADAFARAKQKS; encoded by the coding sequence ATGCAAGACCAGAACGCGCAGTCCGCACAGATCGCCCGCAAGATCGCCCTCGTCATCGCCGGCGAGATCGCCGCCCAGCCCGCCCAGGTCCAGGCCGCGGTCGGCCTGCTCGACGAAGGCGCGACGGTTCCCTTCATCGCCCGTTACCGCAAGGAAGTCACCGGCGGCCTCGACGACATCCAGCTGCGCGATCTGGAATCGCGCCTGCGCTACCTGCGCGAGCTGGAGGATCGCCGCGCCGCGGTGCTGGAAAGCATCGCCGAGCAGGGCAAGCTCAGCGACGAGCTGCGCGCCGACATCGAAGCCGCCGACAGCAAGGCGCGGCTGGAAGACCTGTACCTGCCGTACAAGCCCAAGCGCCGGACCAAGGCGCAGATCGCGCGCGAAGCCGGGCTGGAGCCGCTGGCCGATGCGCTGCTGGCCGATCCGACGCTCAAGCCCGAGGACTACGCCGCCGCTTTCGTCAGCGAAGAAAAGCAGGTCGCCGACGTCAAGGCCGCGCTCGACGGCGCGCGCGCGATCCTGATGGAGCGCTGGGCCGAAGACGCGACCCTGGTCGGCGGCCTGCGCACCTGGCTCAGCGAAGTCGGGGTGATCCGCGCGCGCGTGGCCGAGGGCAAGGAGAACGAAGGCGCCAAGTACCGCGACTACTTCGATCACGCCGAATCGCTGGCCAAGATTCCCTCGCACCGCTTGCTCGCGCTGTTCCGCGCGCGCCGCGAAGAAATCCTGTTCCTCGACCTCGACCCGGGCAGCGACGCCGAAGCCGGCCACCAGCAGGGCGAAGGCCGCGTCGCGGTCAACGCCGGCATCCGCGACCAGGGCCGTCCGGCCGATCGCTGGCTGCTGGACTGCTGCCGCCTGACCTGGCGCGCCAAGCTGCACCTGCACCTGCTGCTGGACCTGTTCGGCCAGGCGCGCGAAAAGGCCGAGGCCGAGGCGATCGAAGTGTTCGGCGACAATCTCAAGGACCTGATGCTGGCCGCGCCGGCCGGTCCGCGCGCGGTGCTCGGGCTCGACCCGGGCCTGCGCACCGGGGTCAAGGTCGCGGTGGTCGACGCCACCGGCAAGTTCGTCGCCCACGACACCATCTACCCGCACGAGCCGCGCAAGCAGTGGGACCAGTCGCTGCACACGCTGCGCGCGCTGTGCGTCAAGCACGGGGTCGAGCTGATCGCGATCGGCAACGGCACCGCGTCGCGCGAAACCGACAAGCTCGCCGGCGACCTGATCAAGCTCATGGCCGAGGCCAAGCTGACCAAGGCCGTGGTCAGCGAAGCCGGCGCGTCGGTGTATTCGGCGTCGGAATTCGCTTCGAAGGAATTCCCGGACCTCGACGTGAGCATCCGCGGCGCGGTGTCGATCGCGCGGCGTCTGCAGGATCCGCTGGCCGAACTGGTCAAGATCGAACCCAAGGCGATCGGCGTCGGCCAGTACCAGCACGATGTCGACCAGTACCGCCTTGCGCGCGCGCTCGACGCGCGCGTGGAGGACTGCGTGAACGCGGTCGGCGTGCTGGTCAACACCGCCTCGGCGCCGCTGCTGGCGCGGGTCTCGGGCCTGTCCTCGACCGTGGCCGAGAACATCGTCCGCCACCGCGACGAGAACGGCCCGTTCAAGACCCGCAAGGAACTGCTCAAGGTGCCGCGCCTGGGCGAGAAGACCTTCGAACAATGCGCCGGCTTCCTGCGCATCGTCGACGGCGACGAGCCGCTGGACGCCTCGGCCGTGCACCCGGAGGCGTATCCGGTGGTCGAGCGCATCGTCAAGCAGTGCGGACGCGAGGTGAAGCAGTTGCTCAGCGATCCGCAGTTCGTGCGCAGCCTGAAGCCGGAGCCGTACACCGACGAGAAGTTCGGCGTGCCGACCGTGCGCGACATCCTCAAGGAAATGGAAAAGCCCGGCCGCGATCCGCGCCCTGAGTTCAAGGCGGCGAAGTTCGCCGACGGGGTCGAAGACCTTAAGGACTTGCAGGTCGGCATGATCCTGGAGGGCGTCATCAGCAACGTCGCCGCGTTCGGCGCGTTCGTCGACATCGGCGTGCACCAGGACGGCCTGATCCACATCTCGGCGCTGTCGGACAAGTACGTCAAGGACCCGCGCGACGTGGTCAAGGCCGGCGACGTGGTCAAGGTGCGGGTGCTGGAAGTCGATATCCCGCGCAAGCGCATCGCCTTGACCCGGCGCCTGGACGACGCGGTGCCGGCGCCGCGCGCGCCGGGCGAGCGCGGCGGCGGCAATGAGCCTCGCAACAACGACCGCGGCGGCCCGCGCGGCGGCGGCCGCCGCGATCAGCCGCAGCAGCGCGGCGGCTCGTTCTCGCCGCCGGGCAAGGGCGCCGCGCCGCTCGGCGGGGCGTTGGCGGACGCGTTCGCGCGGGCCAAGCAGAAGTCCTGA
- a CDS encoding ferredoxin--NADP reductase — protein MSSAFGTETVLDVRHWTDDYFSFTTTRDDGFRFENGQFVMIGLQVANEAGVVKPLLRAYSIASANWEEQLEFFSIKVPNGPLTSRLKSIQPGDSVLIGRKPTGTLLLHDLLPGRNLYLLGTGTGFAPWLSVIKDPETYERFENVVLCHGVRSAQDLAYRDYIVNELPQHEFLGEQIAAKLKYYPAVTREDFVFEGRDQRGRLTEMMDSGRMTEQLGLPPLDAELDRAMICGSPQMLADFRDILDRRGFAAAPRIGTPGQYVFERAFVEK, from the coding sequence ATGTCCTCCGCTTTTGGCACCGAGACGGTGCTGGACGTCCGTCACTGGACCGACGACTACTTCAGCTTCACCACCACCCGCGACGACGGCTTCCGCTTCGAGAACGGCCAGTTCGTGATGATCGGGCTGCAGGTCGCCAACGAGGCCGGCGTGGTCAAGCCGCTGCTGCGCGCGTACTCCATCGCCAGCGCCAACTGGGAGGAGCAGCTCGAGTTCTTCAGCATCAAGGTGCCCAACGGCCCGCTGACCTCGCGGCTGAAGTCGATCCAGCCCGGCGACAGCGTGCTGATCGGGCGCAAGCCGACCGGCACCCTGCTGCTGCACGACCTGCTGCCGGGCCGCAACCTGTACCTGCTCGGCACCGGCACCGGCTTCGCGCCGTGGCTGTCGGTCATCAAGGACCCGGAAACCTACGAGCGCTTCGAGAACGTGGTGCTCTGCCACGGCGTGCGCAGCGCGCAGGACCTGGCCTACCGCGACTACATCGTCAACGAACTGCCGCAGCACGAGTTCCTCGGCGAACAGATCGCCGCCAAGCTCAAGTACTACCCGGCGGTGACGCGCGAAGACTTCGTGTTCGAAGGCCGCGACCAGCGCGGCCGCCTGACCGAAATGATGGATTCGGGCCGGATGACCGAGCAGCTCGGCCTGCCGCCGCTGGACGCCGAACTCGACCGCGCGATGATCTGCGGCAGCCCGCAGATGCTGGCCGACTTCCGCGACATCCTCGACCGCCGCGGCTTCGCCGCCGCGCCGCGCATCGGCACGCCGGGCCAGTATGTGTTCGAGCGTGCGTTCGTCGAGAAATAA
- a CDS encoding ABC transporter ATP-binding protein gives MSRPHPSPAPPARGAQAGKPSLRERFAALRNLPPFLRQIWATSPTLTLITLGLRLIRALLPIATLYVGKLIIDEAVRLVATGLHVDSLAQAWNGGQLDTLGALLLIEFGLAVGSDLLGRVISYGDQMLSELFTNATSVRLMEHAATLDLEDFEDPDLQDRLDRARRQTVGRMSLMSQLFGQVQDTITVISFAVGLLVYAPWLIALLAVALIPAFVGEAHFNALSYSLNYAWTPERRQLEYVRQMGASVETAKEVKIFNLHRFLIARYRQLADKFFAANRALARRRAFWGTVLAGLGTLGYYVAYGYIAWRTVKGDFSIGDLTFLAGSFRRLRQLLEGLLVGFSQVAGQALYLDDLFSFFRIEPEIVSPAEPVAVPRPIRSGFVFEDVGFRYPDAERWALRGLNFELRAGEVLALVGENGAGKTTLVKLLARLYEPDEGRILLDGRDLREYDLDQLRASIGVIFQDFVRYDLTAGENIGVGQIDAMGDAERIREAARRALADEVVAGLPRGYDQPIGRRFKTGVDLSGGQWQKIAIARAYMRDAQVMILDEPTAALDARAEFEVFQRFKELSQDKTAVLISHRFSSVRMADRILVLAQGRLEASGTHEELLAQGGRYAELFELQAAGYR, from the coding sequence ATGAGCCGCCCCCATCCCTCGCCCGCGCCGCCCGCCCGCGGCGCCCAAGCCGGCAAGCCGAGCCTGCGCGAACGCTTCGCCGCGCTGCGCAACCTGCCGCCGTTCCTGCGCCAGATCTGGGCGACCAGCCCGACCCTGACCCTGATCACCCTCGGCCTGCGCCTGATTCGCGCGCTGCTGCCGATCGCGACCTTGTACGTCGGCAAGCTCATCATCGACGAGGCGGTGCGGCTGGTCGCAACCGGCCTGCATGTCGATTCGCTGGCCCAGGCCTGGAACGGCGGCCAGCTCGACACCCTCGGCGCGCTGCTGCTGATCGAATTCGGCCTGGCGGTGGGTTCGGACCTGCTCGGCCGGGTCATCAGCTACGGCGACCAGATGCTGTCGGAGCTGTTCACCAACGCCACCAGCGTGCGCCTGATGGAACACGCCGCGACCCTGGACCTGGAGGATTTCGAGGACCCCGACCTGCAGGACCGGCTCGACCGCGCGCGCCGGCAGACGGTCGGACGCATGAGCCTGATGAGCCAGTTGTTCGGCCAGGTCCAGGACACCATCACCGTGATCAGCTTCGCCGTCGGCCTGCTGGTCTACGCGCCGTGGCTGATCGCGCTGCTGGCGGTGGCGCTGATCCCGGCCTTCGTCGGCGAGGCCCACTTCAACGCGCTGAGCTATTCGCTCAACTACGCCTGGACGCCGGAGCGGCGCCAGCTCGAATACGTGCGGCAGATGGGCGCGAGCGTGGAAACGGCCAAGGAGGTGAAGATCTTCAACCTCCACCGTTTCCTGATCGCGCGCTATCGCCAGCTCGCCGACAAGTTCTTCGCCGCCAACCGCGCCCTCGCCCGCCGCCGCGCGTTCTGGGGAACCGTGCTGGCCGGCTTGGGCACGCTGGGGTATTACGTGGCTTACGGCTATATCGCCTGGCGCACGGTCAAGGGCGATTTCAGCATCGGCGACCTCACTTTTCTGGCCGGCAGCTTTCGCCGGCTGCGCCAATTGCTCGAAGGGCTTTTGGTCGGCTTCTCGCAGGTCGCCGGGCAGGCGCTGTACCTCGACGACCTGTTCTCGTTCTTTCGCATCGAACCGGAAATCGTCTCGCCGGCCGAGCCGGTCGCGGTGCCGCGGCCGATCCGCAGCGGCTTCGTGTTCGAGGACGTCGGCTTCCGCTATCCCGACGCCGAACGCTGGGCGCTGCGCGGCCTGAACTTCGAGTTGCGCGCGGGCGAGGTGCTGGCCCTGGTCGGCGAGAACGGCGCCGGCAAGACCACCCTGGTCAAGCTGCTGGCGCGGCTGTACGAACCCGACGAAGGCCGGATCCTGCTCGACGGCCGAGACCTGCGCGAGTACGACCTGGACCAGTTGCGCGCCAGCATCGGGGTGATCTTCCAGGACTTCGTCCGCTACGACCTCACCGCCGGCGAGAACATCGGCGTCGGCCAGATCGACGCGATGGGCGATGCCGAACGCATCCGCGAAGCGGCGCGGCGCGCGCTGGCCGACGAAGTCGTCGCGGGTTTGCCGCGCGGCTACGACCAGCCGATCGGGCGGCGCTTCAAGACCGGCGTGGACCTGTCGGGCGGGCAATGGCAGAAGATCGCGATCGCCCGCGCCTACATGCGCGACGCGCAGGTGATGATCCTCGACGAACCGACCGCGGCGCTGGACGCGCGCGCCGAGTTCGAGGTGTTCCAGCGCTTCAAGGAACTGTCGCAGGACAAGACCGCGGTGCTGATCTCGCATCGCTTCTCGAGCGTGCGCATGGCCGACCGGATCCTGGTGCTGGCGCAGGGGCGGCTGGAGGCCAGCGGTACGCACGAGGAGTTGCTCGCGCAGGGCGGGCGTTATGCGGAGTTGTTCGAGTTGCAGGCGGCGGGGTATCGGTGA
- a CDS encoding PQQ-dependent sugar dehydrogenase yields MTSFLRRGALAAALLLSLAACQRGNNAAAAVAAKPAPAKAATHQVPSELGELTVTEVASGLEHPWAVALLPDGGFLVTERPGRLRRIGADGAISAPLKNVPEVWAQGQGGLLDVVLAPDFAGSRRIYLSYAEPGPDGSAGTAVATATLGDDALTDVKRIYQQQPKLVGPNHFGSRIAFDGKGHVFITQGERQQRMAAQQLDKLQGKLVRLNLDGSVPADNPYVGRSDARPEIWSYGHRNMQSLAVDPRTGTLWEAEHGPRGGDEINLPQAGKNYGWPIVTHGIDYSGLKISEAEGSEKPGMEAPYHVWEKSPALSGMAFYSGHAGSAWNDSLFLGALADGSLIRLALDGDKIVAEERLLKPLGWRIRDVRVSADGKVYALTDENDGKLLRIEPPKAK; encoded by the coding sequence ATGACTTCCTTCCTACGCCGCGGCGCGCTCGCCGCCGCCCTGCTGCTCAGCCTCGCCGCCTGCCAGCGCGGCAACAACGCGGCCGCCGCGGTCGCGGCCAAACCGGCGCCGGCCAAGGCCGCGACGCATCAGGTGCCGAGCGAACTCGGCGAGCTGACCGTCACCGAAGTCGCCAGCGGCCTGGAGCATCCCTGGGCGGTCGCCTTGCTGCCGGACGGCGGTTTCCTGGTCACCGAACGCCCGGGCCGCCTGCGCCGGATCGGCGCCGACGGCGCGATCTCCGCGCCGCTGAAGAACGTGCCCGAGGTCTGGGCGCAAGGCCAGGGCGGCCTGCTCGATGTGGTGCTGGCGCCGGACTTCGCCGGCAGCCGGCGCATCTACCTGAGCTACGCCGAACCCGGCCCCGACGGCAGCGCCGGCACCGCGGTGGCGACAGCGACGCTCGGCGACGACGCGTTGACCGATGTGAAGCGGATCTACCAGCAGCAGCCCAAGCTGGTCGGGCCGAATCATTTCGGCTCGCGCATCGCCTTCGACGGCAAGGGCCACGTGTTCATCACCCAGGGCGAGCGCCAGCAGCGCATGGCCGCGCAGCAGCTCGACAAGCTGCAGGGCAAGCTGGTGCGCCTGAACCTCGACGGCAGCGTGCCGGCCGACAATCCGTACGTCGGCCGCAGCGACGCGCGCCCGGAAATCTGGAGCTACGGCCACCGCAACATGCAGTCGCTCGCGGTGGATCCGCGCACCGGTACGCTGTGGGAAGCCGAACACGGCCCGCGCGGCGGCGACGAGATCAATCTGCCGCAGGCCGGCAAGAATTACGGCTGGCCGATCGTGACCCACGGCATCGACTACAGCGGCCTGAAGATCAGCGAGGCCGAAGGCAGCGAAAAACCCGGCATGGAGGCGCCGTACCACGTCTGGGAGAAGTCGCCGGCGCTGTCGGGCATGGCCTTCTACAGCGGCCACGCCGGATCGGCCTGGAACGACAGCCTGTTTCTCGGCGCGCTCGCCGACGGCAGCCTGATCCGGCTGGCCCTGGACGGCGACAAGATCGTCGCGGAAGAACGCCTGCTCAAGCCGCTGGGCTGGCGCATCCGCGATGTGCGCGTGTCGGCCGACGGCAAGGTGTATGCGCTGACCGACGAGAACGACGGCAAGCTGTTGCGGATCGAGCCGCCGAAGGCGAAGTGA
- a CDS encoding glutathione peroxidase, translated as MTTAYDFSATDIDGRDQSLDRYRGKVLLIVNVASKCGFTPQYTGLEKLERDYQVRGFEVLGFPCDQFGHQEPGDEAEIKEFCSLTYDVTFPMYAKVDVNGDKAHPLWKWLKDEKGGFLGIDAIKWNFTKFLIGRDGRVIKRYAPTDKPESIAADIDKALAA; from the coding sequence ATGACCACCGCCTACGATTTCTCCGCGACCGACATCGACGGCCGCGACCAGTCGCTGGACCGCTACCGCGGCAAGGTCCTGCTGATCGTCAACGTCGCCTCCAAGTGCGGCTTCACCCCGCAGTACACCGGCCTGGAAAAGCTCGAGCGCGACTACCAGGTGCGCGGCTTCGAAGTGCTGGGTTTCCCGTGCGACCAGTTCGGCCACCAGGAACCGGGCGACGAAGCCGAGATCAAGGAATTCTGCTCGCTGACCTACGATGTGACCTTTCCGATGTACGCCAAGGTCGACGTCAACGGCGACAAGGCGCATCCGCTGTGGAAGTGGCTGAAGGACGAGAAGGGCGGCTTCCTCGGCATCGATGCGATCAAGTGGAACTTCACCAAGTTCCTGATCGGCCGCGACGGGCGTGTGATCAAGCGCTATGCGCCGACCGACAAGCCCGAGTCGATCGCGGCGGATATCGATAAAGCCCTGGCGGCCTGA
- a CDS encoding GFA family protein — MERFDGGCLCGEVRIEATGRPYRVALCHCLDCRKHHGALFYAAAIFAQDAVRVSGETRDYNGRHFCPRCGSSVFARCGDEIELHLGALDAPDRLMPTYESWTIRRESWLPPFPLLRHYRRDREAAGRTEE; from the coding sequence ATGGAGCGATTCGACGGCGGCTGCCTGTGCGGCGAGGTGCGCATCGAGGCCACGGGCCGCCCGTATCGGGTGGCGCTGTGCCATTGCCTGGATTGCCGCAAGCACCACGGCGCACTGTTCTACGCGGCGGCGATCTTCGCGCAGGATGCGGTGCGCGTCAGCGGCGAGACGCGCGACTACAACGGCCGGCATTTCTGCCCGCGCTGCGGCTCCTCGGTGTTCGCGCGTTGCGGCGACGAGATCGAGCTGCACCTCGGCGCGCTCGACGCCCCCGATCGACTGATGCCGACCTACGAAAGCTGGACGATCCGGCGCGAATCCTGGCTGCCGCCGTTTCCGCTCCTCAGGCATTACCGACGCGATCGCGAAGCCGCGGGGCGCACCGAGGAATAA
- a CDS encoding acyltransferase family protein, whose amino-acid sequence MQRRYDIDALRALAFCLLILYHCAMLYVADWGWHLKSAHLSEPLQLPMLFLNRWRMDLIFLISGLSVHFLLRGTSLGRFVVQRSWRLLLPLTFGCLLIVPIQPYAQGVANGLVEPGFGAFLLRYYQFKPWPQGAFDGWEYGFTWNHLWYLAYLWVYTILLAGLLPLFRNRYGRRLHAALTGLRGWKLAILPALPLALFTFALAPLFKETGDLIHDWYRHAIYFSVFLYGYWIGNDRGLWDEFVRLRKWTLGLALGLFGFYLSLVVWLPEQIPDWLQNSVWLLRNLYVWFAISAILGWSHALLNRPFRWLPWATEAVYPWYVLHQSLIVLIAYWILPLKFGPVTEPAIVLTGTVAGCFVLHEIIRRVPLLRPCFGLKARKGRVSASLGAASAPAPNPA is encoded by the coding sequence ATGCAACGCCGCTACGACATCGACGCCCTGCGCGCCCTCGCCTTCTGCCTGCTGATCCTCTACCACTGCGCCATGCTCTACGTCGCCGACTGGGGCTGGCACCTCAAGAGCGCGCACCTCTCCGAGCCGCTGCAACTGCCGATGCTGTTCCTCAACCGCTGGCGCATGGACCTGATCTTCCTGATCTCGGGCCTGTCGGTGCACTTCCTGTTGCGCGGCACCTCGCTCGGCCGCTTCGTGGTCCAGCGCAGCTGGCGCCTGCTGCTGCCGCTGACCTTCGGCTGCCTGCTGATCGTGCCGATCCAGCCCTACGCCCAGGGCGTGGCCAACGGCCTCGTCGAACCGGGCTTCGGCGCTTTCCTGCTGCGTTACTACCAGTTCAAGCCTTGGCCGCAGGGCGCGTTCGACGGCTGGGAGTACGGCTTCACCTGGAACCACCTGTGGTATCTGGCCTATCTGTGGGTCTATACGATCCTGCTGGCCGGCCTGCTGCCGCTGTTCCGCAACCGCTACGGCCGCCGCCTGCACGCCGCGCTGACCGGCCTGCGCGGCTGGAAGCTGGCGATCCTGCCGGCCTTGCCGCTGGCCTTGTTCACCTTCGCGCTGGCGCCGTTGTTCAAGGAAACCGGCGATCTGATCCACGACTGGTACCGCCACGCGATCTATTTCAGCGTGTTCCTGTACGGCTATTGGATCGGCAACGACCGCGGCCTGTGGGACGAGTTCGTGCGCCTGCGCAAGTGGACGCTGGGGTTGGCGCTGGGCCTGTTCGGGTTCTATCTGAGCCTGGTGGTGTGGCTGCCCGAGCAGATTCCGGACTGGCTGCAGAACAGCGTGTGGCTGCTGCGCAACCTGTACGTGTGGTTCGCGATCAGCGCGATCCTGGGCTGGAGCCACGCCCTGCTGAACCGCCCGTTCCGCTGGCTGCCGTGGGCGACCGAAGCGGTGTATCCCTGGTATGTGCTGCACCAGAGCCTGATCGTGCTGATCGCGTACTGGATCCTGCCGCTGAAGTTCGGCCCGGTGACGGAGCCGGCGATCGTGCTGACCGGCACCGTGGCGGGCTGCTTCGTGCTGCACGAGATCATCCGGCGGGTGCCGCTGCTGCGGCCGTGCTTCGGGTTGAAGGCGCGCAAGGGGCGCGTGTCGGCGAGTTTGGGCGCGGCTTCGGCGCCGGCGCCGAATCCGGCTTGA